One window from the genome of Pseudanabaena yagii GIHE-NHR1 encodes:
- a CDS encoding methyltransferase domain-containing protein, with amino-acid sequence MNMANLFRFILIAAITASTLVACQIWVNSEAPKTPLESKPLPSVPNIDPKNSDPERTPDAPYLQTPERVVIKMLEMAKVNSQDVVYDLGSGDGRIVIAAAQKFGAKAIGIEIDPELIRESERATKAAIVKTPQIRSQIKFVKQDLFKTDLRDATVITLYLLPQANLRIRSEILPKLKSGTRIVSYQYSLGDLSATRTEKVKVGDQEHMIYLWTID; translated from the coding sequence ATGAACATGGCAAATCTATTTCGGTTCATCTTAATTGCTGCAATTACCGCATCAACTTTAGTTGCTTGCCAGATTTGGGTGAATAGTGAAGCGCCTAAAACTCCCTTAGAGAGTAAACCCCTGCCATCAGTTCCCAATATTGATCCCAAAAATTCTGATCCAGAGCGGACTCCTGATGCGCCCTATTTGCAAACTCCTGAGCGAGTTGTTATCAAGATGCTAGAAATGGCAAAGGTGAATTCTCAGGATGTGGTTTACGATCTTGGTAGTGGGGATGGCAGAATTGTGATTGCGGCAGCGCAGAAATTTGGGGCAAAGGCGATCGGTATAGAGATCGATCCTGAATTAATTCGAGAATCTGAGAGAGCGACAAAAGCCGCGATCGTCAAAACTCCACAGATTCGCTCTCAAATTAAATTTGTCAAACAGGATCTATTTAAAACTGATTTACGAGATGCAACGGTGATTACGCTATATTTGCTTCCCCAAGCAAATCTGCGGATACGATCAGAAATTTTACCAAAATTAAAATCAGGAACACGAATTGTTTCCTATCAATACAGTTTAGGAGATTTATCTGCAACTAGAACCGAAAAAGTTAAAGTTGGCGATCAAGAACATATGATTTATCTATGGACTATAGATTAG